The following are encoded together in the Misgurnus anguillicaudatus chromosome 14, ASM2758022v2, whole genome shotgun sequence genome:
- the syngr2b gene encoding synaptogyrin-2b isoform X3: protein MHTQMESNTVYGASLAGSGFDLVKFIKQPQTITRFFSWVFAIVVFASITAEGYVNSATEQIAKCVFNKSDGVCHYGVGIGVIAFMASAAFLLADAALPMMSNAQERKYVVMADLGFSGSWTFLWFVCFCLTADQWSKTVDTQGIPTDAVHAVIAFSFFSIGSWGALTYFALARYRQGVSDVTQNYPEPSPDQSTPYPTTYAPSTYPSFQNSSQDVFQQPPFVPNNEPDGQSNYQPPTY, encoded by the exons atgcacacacagatgGAGTCGAACACTGTTTACGGAGCTTCTCTGGCCGGATCGGGATTTGATCTCGTTAAATTCATCAAACAACCTCAAACTATCACGCGATTCTTCAGCTGG GTGTTCGCCATCGTGGTATTTGCCTCAATAACAGCTGAAGGTTACGTGAACTCCGCCACTGAGCAGATCGCAAAGTGTGTCTTCAACAAGAGCGATGGTGTCTGTCATTACGGAGTGGGCATCGGGGTCATCGCCTTCATGGCGAGTGCAGCTTTCTTATTGGCCGACGCTGCACTGCCTATGATGAGCAACGCCCAGGAGAGAAAATACGTTGTGATGGCTGATCTGGGATTTTCAG GTTCCTGGACGTTTCTGTGGTTCGTATGTTTCTGTCTGACTGCAGATCAGTGGTCAAAGACCGTCGATACACAGGGCATCCCGACGGACGCGGTTCACGCCGTCATCGCCTTCTCATTCTTCTCCATCGGCTCATG GGGTGCATTGACTTATTTCGCTCTGGCGAGATATCGTCAGGGTGTCAGTGACGTGACCCAGAACTATCCCGAGCCGTCCCCCGATCAATCCACGCCCTACCCGACCACATACGCTCCCTCCACGTATCCATCCTTCCAAAACAGCAGTCAAGACGTCTTCCAGCAACCGCCTTTCGTACCAAACAACGAACCAGACGGCCAGAGCAACTATCAACCACCCACCTACTGA
- the tk1 gene encoding thymidine kinase, cytosolic, producing MDCLDVARILPNSPRRVRGQIQVIFGPMFSGKSTELMRRVRRFQVAQYSCLLIKYAKDTRYSDSGMATHDLSMMEAVPANRLSDVRTLAMQACVIGIDEGQFFSDTVEFCEEMANMGKTIIVAALDGTFQRKPFGNILNLVPLAESVVKLNAVCMECYKEAAYTKRLGAEKEVEVIGGADKYHAVCRQCYGGLVVNKENCDPQREETPPHLTQKQLDRSAPRKLFTSLHL from the exons ATGGATTGTTTAGATGTGGCTCGGATTTTGCCAAATTCACCACGAAGGGTGAGGGGACAAATACAG GTTATTTTTGGACCGATGTTTTCAGGAAAAAG CACTGAACTGATGCGTCGCGTCAGACGCTTCCAGGTCGCGCAATATTCCTGTTTGCTCATTAAATACGCAAAAGACACGAGATACTCAGATTCGGGGATGGCCACACACGACCT GAGCATGATGGAGGCGGTGCCAGCGAACCGCCTGAGTGACGTCAGGACGCTGGCAATGCAGGCCTGCGTCATCGGCATCGATGAGGGCCAGTTT TTTTCAGACACAGTTGAGTTCTGTGAAGAGATGGCCAACATGGGCAAAACCATCATCGTAGCGGCTCTGGATGGAACTTTCCAGAGAAAG CCATTTGGAAACATTCTGAATCTGGTTCCATTGGCTGAGAGTGTTGTCAAATTAAACGCCGTCTGCATGGAGTGCTATAAAGAAGCTGCGTATACCAAGAGACTTGGAGCAGAGAAAGAG GTGGAGGTGATCGGCGGCGCTGATAAGTATCATGCCGTGTGTCGGCAGTGTTACGGCGGTCTCGTGGTCAATAAGGAGAACTGTGATCCTCAGAGAGAAGAGACGCCACCACACCTGACACAAAAACAGCTGGACCGAAGCGCTCCACGCAAACTCTTTACCTCACTTCATCTATGA
- the afmid gene encoding kynurenine formamidase, producing the protein MTEWKNMRRDELEYQYSPSRWSHRMSADDVIKAHVAALKSGTEKAQAVTQTLLDVPYGDGEEEKLDVYVPNISSPDVPLLIYFHGGYWKFLSKNESGFMAVPLVQKGVVVVAVDYSIAPKGNMDLMVSQVRRSVVSVLQQYSHISGLYLCGHSAGAHLAAMVLSTDWSQYDISPQIKGVFLVSGIYDLQPILSTYVNEPLKMTEEVALRNSPSQLVPRISVSSCDIVIAVAQNDSPEFRKQSEEYYKLLLSGGFKVSFEDVPNTDHFNIIEQLVDENYHLTKLLLKMMGKS; encoded by the exons ATGACCGAATGGAAGAATATGAGGAGAGAT GAGCTGGAGTATCAGTATTCACCGAGCCGCTGGTCACACAGGATGTCCGccgatgatgtcatcaaagcTCATGTGGCCGCTTTAAAGTCAG GTACAGAGAAGGCTCAAGCTGTCACTCAGACTTTGCTGGATGTCCCATATGGTGATGGAGAGGAAGAGAAACTGGATGTTTATGTTCCCAACATCTCATCTC CAGATGTTCCACTGCTGATCTACTTTCATGGTGGCTACTGGAAGTTTCTCAG CAAGAATGAATCTGGGTTCATGGCCGTCCCATTGGTCCAGAAAGGTGTGGTGGTGGTTGCCGTGGATTACAGTATCGCTCCTAAAG GAAATATGGATTTGATGGTGTCACAGGTGCGGAGAAGCGTTGTGTCTGTTCTTCAGCAGTATTCACATATCAG TGGACTTTACCTGTGTGGTCATTCTGCAGGAGCTCACCTGGCTGCTATGGTTCTGTCCactgactggtcccagtatgaCATATCGCCCCAAATCAAAG gtgtgtttctCGTCAGTGGTATTTATGACCTACAGCCGATTCTGTCTACCTACGTGAATGAGCCGCTGAAGATGA CAGAGGAAGTGGCTTTAAGGAACAGTCCCAGTCAGCTGGTGCCGCGGATCAGCGTCTCTTCATGTGATATAGTGATCGCTGTAGCGCAGAACGACTCGCCGGAGTTTCGGAAACAGTCCGAGGAATATTATAAG CTTTTGTTATCCGGCGGATTTAAAGTCTCTTTTGAAGACGTTCCCAACACAGATCACTTTAACATCATAGAGCAGCTCGTGGATGAGAATTACCATCTCACAAAG CTCCTGCTAAAGATGATGGGGAAAAGCTGA